AAGGCTCCAGCGACCTGGTCGCCGAACGGAATTTCTTTAGCAGGAACGGTTGGGCATTGCGTATACTGGGAGATTGCTTCGAGGATACGGTTCGCGCGAATACCTTTCAGTCGAACTCGTTCGATGTCGCCACGAATGCAGAACGTAATATGAACTACTTCCATGGTAACTACTGGGACAAGTACCGCGGTTATGATCTCGACAAGAACGGGGTAGGAGATGTACCGTATCATCCGGTTAGCCTGTTCTCCCGGATCGCCGAACAGGCACCCTACGCGCTCATGTTGTTGCATAGCTTCCTGCTGGATATTTTCGAGCAGGCGGAAAAGATTGTTCCGACCATTACGCCGGCCGCGTTCAACGACGCCAACCCGGTCTTGCACCCCACTGTCCATGATTGAAATCCGAGAGCTGAAAAAGTCGTTCGGTTCCCTGCAGGTACTGCGGTCCCTGAACCTTGATCTCCAGGCCGGTCAGATCGTTTGCCTGATCGGTCCCAACGGCTCGGGGAAGACGACCTTGATCAAATGTCTGCTCGGGCATGTATTACCGGACAGTGGTTCCATCCGCGTGGCGGGTGAACAACTTGTTGCGGGATCCTGGAGTTACCGGGAACGTATCGGCTACATGCCCCAGATCGGGCGGTATCCGGAGCAGATGCGGATCCGCCAGGTGTTCAGCATGATGCGGGATATTCGGAATGTCAGCACTTCATCCGACGAGGAGTTGTATCTGCGATTCGGGCTCGAGGCTTTGCAGGAGAAACGCATGGGGAACCTCTCGGGCGGTACCCGCCAGAAGGTCAGTGCGGCCCTGGCATTTCTCTTCCGACCGGACCTGGTCGTGCTCGATGAACCTACGGCCGGTTTGGATCCCGTATCTTCTGAAATCCTGAAAGATAAACTCAGGACGGAGCGGGAGCGCGGGACATTGACCTTGATCACCTCCCATAACATGAGTGAAGTGGAAGAACTCGCCGACCGTGTCGTTTTCCTTGTTGATGGCAACTTGCGCTTTTCCCATACGGTAAGAGAGATCCGGGAACTAACGGGCGAACAACGCCTTGGGAAAGCTCTCGCGTTGTTGATGGAAGGAGGTCGACCGTGATGAAAGTGATGAAGTATGTAATCTACGACGTTCTGCGCAGCAAGATGGTCGTTGCGTACGCGGCGCTCATGCTCTTGTTGTGCGGCGCGATCTATTCTTTCAGTGATGATTCCGCGCAGGCCGTGGTGAGTCTGCTGCACCTGGTGCTTTTTGTCGTCCCATTGATCAGCATTGTGTTCGGGACTATCCATTTCTACAATTCGCGGGAGTTCATTGAGCTCTTACTCGCTCAGCCGATCAGGAGGAACGCGATCTTCCTGGGGCACTACGCGGGCTTATCCATTTCGCTAGCCGGGGCACTCGGACTCGGTTTGGGATTGCCTGTCATGCTCCTGGACCCCAGTTTGCCATCGTTCCTGTTGTTATCGGTAGCGGTGCTGGAGACGTTCATTTTTACCGGCCTGGCATTCCTGGCTTCTGTTCGCTCACGCGATAAAGCACGCGGGATCGGGTTGGCCCTGATGCTTTGGTTTTACTTTTCCATCCTCTACGACGGGTTGATCCTGCTGGTACTTTTTTATTTTTCGGACTATCCGTTGGAAAAACCCGTGCTTGCGCTGACCGCGCTGAATCCGGTGGACCTTTCGCGTATCCTCGTATTACTCAAGCTCGACACCTCGGCCTTGATGGGTTATACCGGTGCCCTGTATCAGAAATTCTTCGGCTCCTTGCTGGGGGTAGCCTGGTCGTTCGGCTTGCTGATCTTGTGGTGGATAGTGCCGCTGGGCTTCGCCTTGCGTGCATTCAAGAGGAAGGACCTCTGAGATCATTCGAAGACTGTAAACTCCACCCGTCGGTTCTGTTGGCGTCCCTCGACTGTTTTATTACTGGCGATCGGCTTTCTGCTGCCATA
This genomic stretch from Bacteroidota bacterium harbors:
- a CDS encoding ABC transporter ATP-binding protein, coding for MIEIRELKKSFGSLQVLRSLNLDLQAGQIVCLIGPNGSGKTTLIKCLLGHVLPDSGSIRVAGEQLVAGSWSYRERIGYMPQIGRYPEQMRIRQVFSMMRDIRNVSTSSDEELYLRFGLEALQEKRMGNLSGGTRQKVSAALAFLFRPDLVVLDEPTAGLDPVSSEILKDKLRTERERGTLTLITSHNMSEVEELADRVVFLVDGNLRFSHTVREIRELTGEQRLGKALALLMEGGRP
- a CDS encoding ABC transporter permease subunit; translation: MMKVMKYVIYDVLRSKMVVAYAALMLLLCGAIYSFSDDSAQAVVSLLHLVLFVVPLISIVFGTIHFYNSREFIELLLAQPIRRNAIFLGHYAGLSISLAGALGLGLGLPVMLLDPSLPSFLLLSVAVLETFIFTGLAFLASVRSRDKARGIGLALMLWFYFSILYDGLILLVLFYFSDYPLEKPVLALTALNPVDLSRILVLLKLDTSALMGYTGALYQKFFGSLLGVAWSFGLLILWWIVPLGFALRAFKRKDL